In the Acidimicrobiales bacterium genome, one interval contains:
- a CDS encoding nuclear transport factor 2 family protein, with translation MSSLVGGSTNDGPLARLIAEADIRQLVARYAVATDQRDLDALVALFVPDVLVGRDPSGEPVRGIEALRENLAGQLGAIGVTILHVGTHQIDLQGDDDATGHVYCRAEIQDGDRWIHQTIRYDDRYRRVDGQWLFVGRKHQLFYGAEVGANPVGLPPANWPTNHDGWGTLPEADPTWQAFWEERQAHGDEPSA, from the coding sequence GTGAGCAGTCTCGTGGGCGGTAGCACGAACGACGGCCCCCTGGCCCGTTTGATCGCCGAAGCCGATATCCGCCAATTGGTCGCCCGTTATGCGGTGGCTACCGACCAGCGCGATCTCGACGCTCTGGTGGCCCTGTTCGTGCCCGACGTGCTGGTGGGACGCGACCCATCCGGTGAACCGGTACGAGGCATCGAGGCCCTCCGTGAGAATCTGGCCGGCCAGCTGGGCGCCATCGGGGTGACCATTCTCCACGTGGGCACCCACCAGATTGATCTTCAGGGCGACGACGACGCCACCGGCCACGTCTACTGTCGGGCAGAGATCCAGGACGGTGATCGCTGGATCCACCAGACGATCCGCTACGACGACCGGTACCGGCGGGTGGACGGACAGTGGCTGTTCGTGGGCCGAAAGCACCAGTTGTTCTACGGCGCCGAGGTTGGCGCCAACCCGGTTGGCCTGCCCCCGGCGAACTGGCCAACCAACCACGACGGCTGGGGCACCCTGCCCGAAGCCGACCCGACCTGGCAGGCCTTCTGGGAGGAACGTCAGGCGCACGGGGACGAACCGTCAGCGTGA
- a CDS encoding aminotransferase class V-fold PLP-dependent enzyme: MSDLHDIRRRFPGIATGGAFEAVSGKGCEWARFDGPAGTQVVDVAIEAAAEWQRSGNNANSHGAFAAAAACDALVDRTSAVMGRLLGVDPTGMVFGPSTTANMMALTRAIGRSLGPDDEIVCTTLDHDSNVAPWLLLAADTGATVRMAEFDSATGRLRVDAVTSLIGPSTRWVAVTGSSNAVGTVPDVGAITRAAHEAGARVVVDGVHLTPHRPVDVAAIGCDVFTTSSYKWYGPHAGIMWVQPDLLDDLEAYKVRPAPERGPGRLQYGTPSWEALAGIEAAADFLLDVGLDVIAASEAERFARLIGGLHAIDGVRVVGPQDVADRAPTLMFEVAGQTPVAVSERLATDRVAVWDGHNYAVEAMGPLGLDVEAGAVRAGISIYTTDDDVDRLLAAVIDLAAT; the protein is encoded by the coding sequence ATGAGCGACCTCCACGATATCCGACGCCGATTTCCCGGGATTGCCACAGGAGGTGCCTTTGAGGCGGTCTCTGGGAAAGGCTGCGAATGGGCCCGATTCGACGGCCCGGCGGGCACCCAGGTAGTCGACGTGGCCATCGAGGCGGCGGCCGAATGGCAGCGCAGTGGAAACAACGCCAACTCGCACGGGGCGTTCGCCGCGGCCGCTGCCTGTGACGCACTAGTGGACCGGACCAGCGCGGTCATGGGCCGCCTTCTGGGAGTCGACCCGACAGGCATGGTGTTCGGGCCCAGCACGACGGCCAACATGATGGCTCTGACACGGGCCATTGGACGGAGTCTGGGCCCTGACGACGAGATCGTCTGCACAACCTTGGACCACGATTCCAACGTGGCGCCCTGGCTGCTGCTGGCCGCTGATACCGGGGCCACGGTCCGTATGGCCGAGTTCGACTCGGCCACCGGTCGCCTCAGGGTCGACGCCGTCACATCCCTGATCGGACCGTCGACCCGCTGGGTGGCGGTCACCGGGTCATCCAACGCGGTGGGGACCGTTCCCGATGTCGGCGCCATCACCCGGGCCGCCCACGAGGCGGGTGCCCGCGTGGTGGTCGACGGCGTTCACCTCACGCCCCACCGGCCCGTCGACGTGGCGGCCATCGGGTGCGACGTCTTTACCACCTCGTCCTACAAGTGGTACGGGCCGCACGCCGGGATTATGTGGGTGCAGCCCGACCTGCTTGACGACCTTGAGGCCTACAAGGTGCGACCGGCGCCTGAACGGGGACCTGGGCGTCTCCAGTACGGCACGCCCTCATGGGAGGCGCTGGCTGGCATCGAGGCCGCAGCGGACTTTCTTCTGGACGTCGGTCTCGACGTCATCGCTGCGTCCGAGGCGGAACGGTTCGCTCGTCTGATCGGTGGCCTGCACGCCATCGACGGCGTCCGGGTGGTCGGACCACAGGATGTGGCGGACCGGGCACCCACGCTCATGTTCGAGGTGGCCGGCCAGACGCCGGTAGCGGTTTCTGAACGGCTGGCGACAGACCGTGTCGCCGTCTGGGACGGCCACAACTACGCCGTGGAGGCGATGGGGCCGCTTGGACTGGACGTCGAGGCGGGCGCCGTGCGGGCCGGCATCAGCATCTACACCACCGATGACGACGTGGACCGCCTGCTGGCTGCAGTGATCGACCTCGCCGCGACATGA
- a CDS encoding CaiB/BaiF CoA-transferase family protein has protein sequence MSIGRVEVRDEMAEGGEEEPSIVRPLHGVRILAVEQMAALPFATQLMARLGAEVVKVEHPSTGDSARGSLPAVHDPEGRPVGATFLRNNLNKRSVAIDLKQPEGVDLVLRMSRNFDVFGENFRAGTADRLGIGYQAVRAVHPATVYLSVSGFGQDPASPYRDMGAYASIVEGMSGIYEFKRAPGRAPTANPVGALGDISSALFGAVGVLAALRQRDRTGLGQHVDVAMLDATVAMTDIVANFFSMGVEREWGSGVGIVDTFAASDGHFVLQCVREHHFAVLCAEIGRPELADDERLATRAGWQDHMDGILRPAIEAWSTGRTTVEAVTALSGAGMACGPSLTPSQVVADPHLAVRNMLIETLPGDAEAPVLVPGNPVKLSEVPEADDTRVPWLGEHTDDVLGSELGLDDTELDDLRARGVIGAV, from the coding sequence GTGAGCATCGGGAGAGTGGAAGTACGAGACGAGATGGCGGAAGGGGGTGAGGAGGAGCCGTCCATTGTTCGCCCATTGCACGGCGTCCGGATCCTGGCGGTGGAGCAGATGGCTGCTCTGCCGTTCGCCACACAGCTGATGGCCCGCCTAGGTGCCGAGGTGGTCAAGGTTGAGCACCCGTCGACTGGGGATAGCGCCCGTGGTTCGCTCCCGGCCGTACACGATCCCGAGGGTCGCCCGGTGGGCGCCACCTTCCTTCGCAACAACCTCAACAAGCGGAGCGTGGCCATTGACCTAAAGCAACCCGAGGGCGTCGATCTGGTGTTACGGATGTCCCGCAACTTCGATGTGTTCGGTGAGAACTTCCGGGCCGGAACGGCCGACCGACTAGGCATCGGCTATCAGGCCGTACGGGCAGTGCACCCTGCGACGGTGTACCTATCAGTGTCGGGGTTCGGACAGGACCCTGCGTCGCCGTATCGAGACATGGGCGCCTACGCTTCGATCGTCGAGGGGATGTCGGGGATCTACGAGTTCAAGCGTGCGCCGGGACGGGCCCCGACCGCCAACCCCGTTGGGGCGTTGGGTGACATCAGCTCAGCGTTGTTCGGCGCGGTCGGCGTGCTTGCCGCGTTGCGCCAGCGGGACCGCACCGGTCTCGGCCAGCACGTGGATGTGGCCATGCTGGATGCGACGGTGGCCATGACCGACATCGTGGCCAACTTCTTCTCAATGGGTGTCGAGCGCGAGTGGGGAAGCGGCGTTGGCATCGTCGACACGTTTGCGGCGTCCGATGGCCACTTCGTCCTGCAGTGCGTGCGTGAACACCACTTCGCCGTACTGTGTGCTGAGATTGGTAGGCCTGAATTGGCCGATGACGAGCGACTGGCCACCCGGGCCGGTTGGCAGGATCACATGGACGGAATCCTGCGGCCGGCCATCGAGGCATGGTCGACCGGTCGCACCACCGTCGAGGCCGTCACTGCGCTCTCTGGTGCCGGGATGGCGTGCGGACCGTCCCTGACTCCGAGCCAGGTGGTAGCCGATCCGCACCTGGCGGTCCGCAACATGCTGATCGAAACTCTCCCCGGAGATGCCGAGGCGCCGGTCCTGGTGCCCGGCAACCCAGTCAAGCTCTCCGAGGTACCTGAGGCCGATGACACCCGGGTCCCGTGGCTGGGCGAACACACTGACGACGTGCTGGGTAGTGAGTTGGGCCTGGACGACACCGAACTGGACGACCTTCGAGCGCGGGGCGTCATCGGCGCTGTCTGA
- a CDS encoding nuclear transport factor 2 family protein, with protein sequence MEAWELDAREQIRDLVASYNAHGDRGRFDEVMALFADDAVMDVGDGRTYDGVDEIRTIFTGTRDSVAGGSSDTSDDGSTSPRYLQHHTAAPAITVDGPTEASGHAYFTVMTDQGVDHWGRYQDAYRVIDGRWRFASRRVRVDGTTPGGWADRRLQGTDSS encoded by the coding sequence GTGGAGGCCTGGGAACTTGACGCCCGCGAACAGATCCGCGACCTGGTCGCCTCGTACAACGCCCACGGAGACCGGGGCCGTTTTGACGAGGTGATGGCCCTGTTCGCCGACGATGCGGTCATGGACGTCGGTGATGGACGTACCTACGACGGCGTTGACGAGATCCGTACCATTTTCACCGGTACTCGTGATTCGGTCGCCGGCGGGTCCTCCGACACCTCCGACGACGGGTCAACCAGCCCCCGCTACCTCCAGCACCACACCGCGGCACCCGCTATTACCGTTGACGGACCGACAGAGGCCTCGGGTCATGCCTACTTCACGGTCATGACCGATCAGGGCGTGGACCACTGGGGCCGCTACCAGGATGCCTACCGGGTGATTGACGGTCGTTGGCGCTTCGCCTCACGGCGAGTGCGGGTCGACGGCACCACCCCTGGCGGATGGGCCGATCGACGACTCCAAGGCACGGATTCCTCGTGA
- the selD gene encoding selenide, water dikinase SelD, whose product MVENRRLTQFSHGAGUGCKLAPGELAHVVRRLAPVNHPDLLVGSATGDDAAVWRLDDQRALVVTTDFITPVVDDARMWGRVAAANAVSDVYAMGGRPLLALNLVGWNSEELSTDLLGDVLLGAQDVADAGGFVIAGGHTVDDPEPKFGLAVVGEADPNRLLTNAGFRPGDVLVLTKPLGVGVITTAIKQGDAPTDVIDAAQASMTRLNAEAATVALGCGATGATDVTGFGLLGHLGRAVVESTVDATIEVGAVPLLPGTRELAESGAMPGGSRRNLDWADDLLDRGGFGDLDALLMADAQTSGGLVFGVAPDRADEALVALAATGHVAAVVGHVVARGSDGSHRLRLV is encoded by the coding sequence ATGGTGGAGAATCGCCGGCTGACCCAGTTCAGCCATGGCGCTGGTTGAGGCTGCAAGCTCGCCCCCGGTGAGCTGGCGCACGTCGTGCGCCGTTTGGCACCCGTCAACCATCCTGACCTGCTCGTTGGCAGCGCCACCGGCGATGACGCCGCGGTGTGGCGTCTCGACGACCAGCGCGCTCTGGTGGTGACCACCGACTTCATCACCCCGGTCGTCGATGACGCACGGATGTGGGGTCGCGTGGCGGCAGCCAATGCGGTCTCCGATGTGTATGCCATGGGTGGCCGTCCGCTGCTGGCGCTCAACCTTGTGGGGTGGAACAGCGAGGAGCTGTCGACTGACCTGTTGGGTGACGTCCTGCTCGGAGCGCAGGACGTGGCCGACGCGGGCGGGTTCGTGATCGCCGGGGGCCACACGGTCGACGACCCGGAGCCCAAATTCGGCCTGGCTGTCGTCGGTGAAGCCGATCCCAACCGACTGCTCACCAACGCTGGCTTCCGGCCCGGCGACGTCCTGGTTCTGACCAAGCCGTTGGGCGTAGGGGTGATCACCACGGCTATCAAGCAGGGCGACGCTCCGACTGACGTGATCGATGCTGCGCAGGCCTCGATGACCCGTCTAAATGCGGAGGCGGCGACGGTTGCTCTGGGCTGCGGGGCCACGGGTGCCACCGACGTAACGGGCTTCGGTCTGCTGGGCCACCTGGGTCGGGCCGTGGTCGAATCGACGGTGGACGCCACCATTGAGGTGGGTGCGGTGCCCCTGTTGCCCGGTACCCGGGAACTGGCAGAGTCCGGCGCCATGCCCGGAGGCAGTCGCCGAAACCTGGACTGGGCCGATGACCTCCTCGACAGGGGCGGCTTCGGCGACCTCGATGCGTTGCTCATGGCCGATGCCCAGACCTCGGGGGGTCTGGTGTTCGGCGTGGCTCCCGACCGGGCTGACGAGGCGCTGGTTGCGCTTGCAGCCACCGGCCACGTCGCGGCGGTTGTCGGACATGTGGTGGCTCGAGGCAGTGATGGTTCCCATCGCCTTCGATTGGTCTAG
- a CDS encoding SDR family oxidoreductase yields MTDGRESATSSQDPSRVPPIEDWHRLLDGRVAVVTGGGAGIGGAISRLFAQHGALVEIVEINPDRAALVVEDIEAVGGVARAHVVDVRCDAEVEDLRGEVLGEHGRIDVLVNNVGDHRPLVRFHESDPESWSAMYAVNLEHLFRVTRAFLAPMIDGGGGSIVNVHSVEGMRGFPGEPVYAAMKAAAAHFTTSLATGYGHRGIRVNGIGPDLTQTPQVDYLAPDGPSGAGDHLWESWAPVGRLGWPVDQARVALFLASDLSAFVTGHNVPVDGGTLAGGGWFFSPEARRFVNRPTGL; encoded by the coding sequence GTGACGGACGGCAGGGAGTCGGCTACCTCCAGCCAGGATCCGTCGAGGGTGCCGCCCATCGAGGACTGGCACCGTTTACTGGATGGTCGGGTCGCTGTCGTCACCGGAGGTGGAGCAGGCATCGGTGGTGCCATCTCGAGGCTGTTCGCCCAGCATGGAGCCCTCGTCGAGATCGTCGAGATCAACCCCGACCGGGCGGCTCTGGTCGTCGAGGACATTGAGGCTGTCGGGGGAGTGGCCCGGGCCCACGTGGTTGACGTCCGGTGCGACGCTGAGGTAGAGGACCTCCGTGGCGAGGTGCTCGGCGAACACGGGCGGATCGACGTGCTGGTCAACAACGTAGGCGACCATCGGCCGCTGGTCCGGTTCCACGAGTCCGATCCGGAGTCCTGGTCGGCCATGTACGCCGTGAACCTTGAGCACTTGTTTCGGGTCACCCGGGCATTCCTTGCGCCCATGATTGATGGTGGTGGCGGGTCGATCGTGAACGTGCACTCCGTGGAGGGCATGCGGGGATTCCCCGGCGAGCCCGTCTACGCAGCCATGAAGGCCGCGGCGGCCCATTTCACGACCTCGCTGGCTACCGGGTACGGCCACCGAGGGATCCGGGTGAACGGCATCGGCCCTGACCTCACCCAGACACCCCAGGTCGACTACCTGGCCCCCGACGGACCGTCGGGGGCGGGCGACCACCTATGGGAGTCGTGGGCACCGGTTGGGCGCCTGGGATGGCCCGTGGACCAGGCTCGGGTTGCCCTCTTTCTGGCCAGCGACCTGTCGGCGTTCGTGACCGGACACAACGTGCCCGTGGATGGCGGGACCCTGGCCGGTGGCGGTTGGTTCTTCTCGCCTGAGGCCCGCCGCTTCGTTAATCGACCGACTGGCCTGTGA